A genomic window from Elaeis guineensis isolate ETL-2024a chromosome 3, EG11, whole genome shotgun sequence includes:
- the LOC105041886 gene encoding AAA-ATPase At4g25835 — MELLSQMWSLLGLLTVLQNVLPSQLLSLLHSLWQSLQDSLTPYSYFDVPEFLGSSAVEPNDLYRQVHLYLHHSLLHSPAPSSAPLPRLTLSLPRFASGDPAAANPVLSLSPNHSLEDSFAGHRLLWTHHSDTLQDSLEERRSFSLRLPKRAPASGLLRPYLTHLSAAADALERSSRPRRLHTNSPRGGPPSWSSVPFRHPATFATLALDPALKSRLLADLSAFAAGRDFYRRTGRPWKRGYLLHGPPGSGKSSLIAAMANHLRYDVYDLELTRVSHNSDLRSLLIQTTNRSLIVIEDIDCSLDLTGDRRRSTKSTTATSDARNRNKRQRIRCYEDSDSINDGGADDSDGRVTLSGLLNFTDGLWSCCGEERIIVFTTNYADGVDPALLRAGRMDVHVRLGACGAHAVRELVERYVGVAEHELLGVAESCIRAGAEMTPAEVGEVLLRNRDEPEKAMRELVAELQARVRHGGGGGGNGGGEEEEGWEEREEGSPAESWEGSPEKVGKKGRAGWERRVRFLGRLKSLTKSDSGRRGV; from the coding sequence ATGGAGCTCCTCTCGCAAATGTGGTCACTCCTAGGCCTCCTCACCGTCCTCCAAAACGTTCTCCCCTCTCAACTCCTCTCCCTGCTCCATTCTCTCTGGCAGTCCCTCCAGGACTCCCTCACTCCTTACTCCTACTTCGACGTCCCGGAATTCCTCGGCTCCTCCGCGGTCGAGCCCAACGACCTCTACCGCCAGGTCCACCTCTACCTCCACCACTCCCTCCTCCACTCCCCCGCCCCTTCTTCGGCTCCATTGCCACGCCTCACCCTCTCCCTCCCACGCTTCGCCAGCGGCGACCCCGCCGCCGCCAACCCGGTGCTCTCCCTCTCCCCGAACCACTCCCTCGAGGACTCCTTCGCCGGCCACCGCCTCCTCTGGACCCACCATTCCGACACCCTTCAGGACTCCCTCGAGGAGCGGCGCTCCTTCTCCCTCCGCCTCCCGAAGCGCGCACCCGCCTCCGGCCTCCTCCGCCCCTACCTTACCCACCTCTCCGCTGCCGCCGACGCCCTCGAGCGCTCCTCCCGCCCCCGTCGCCTCCACACCAACTCCCCCCGCGGTGGCCCCCCGTCCTGGTCCTCCGTCCCCTTCCGCCACCCCGCCACCTTCGCCACCCTCGCCCTCGACCCCGCCCTCAAGTCCCGCCTCCTCGCCGACCTCTCCGCCTTCGCCGCCGGCCGGGACTTCTACCGCCGCACCGGCCGCCCCTGGAAGCGCGGCTACCTCCTCCACGGCCCACCCGGGTCCGGCAAGTCCTCCCTCATCGCCGCCATGGCCAACCACCTCCGCTACGACGTGTACGACCTCGAGCTCACCCGCGTCTCCCACAACTCCGACCTCCGCTCCCTCCTCATCCAGACCACCAACCGCTCCCTCATCGTCATCGAAGACATCGACTGCTCGCTCGATCTGACGGGCGACCGCCGCCGGTCAACCAAGTCCACCACCGCAACTTCCGACGCCAGAAACAGAAACAAAAGGCAGCGAATCCGATGCTACGAAGATTCCGACAGCATTAATGATGGCGGCGCCGATGACAGCGACGGGAGGGTGACGCTGTCGGGTCTGCTGAATTTTACGGACGGGCTGTGGTCGTGCTGCGGGGAGGAGAGGATAATAGTGTTCACGACAAATTATGCGGACGGGGTGGACCCGGCGCTGCTGCGGGCGGGGAGGATGGACGTGCACGTGAGGCTGGGGGCCTGCGGGGCCCACGCGGTGAGGGAGCTGGTGGAGAGGTACGTCGGAGTGGCGGAGCACGAGCTGCTGGGGGTGGCGGAGAGCTGCATCCGGGCGGGGGCGGAGATGACGCCGGCGGAGGTGGGGGAGGTGCTGCTGAGGAACCGGGACGAGCCGGAGAAGGCCATGAGGGAGCTGGTGGCGGAGCTGCAGGCGAGGGTGCGTCACGGGGGTGGTGGTGGTGGGAATGGAgggggagaggaggaggaggggtgggaagagagggaggaggggtCTCCGGCGGAGAGCTGGGAGGGATCGCCGGAGAAGgtggggaagaaggggagggccGGGTGGGAGCGGAGGGTGAGGTTTCTAGGGCGGCTCAAAAGCTTGACCAAGTCGgattcggggaggaggggggtgTAG